Proteins found in one Thermoanaerobaculia bacterium genomic segment:
- a CDS encoding FkbM family methyltransferase: MDTIRLPDGTQFHCLNRNEALLLYADLFEERSYFQCGISLDPGDTVVDVGANVGLFALQASREAEGVRVVSLEPLPPIFSVLEANFALHHIPGVALPCGVGREDATVEFTFYPANSALSGRFAEPGQDRALVVQLLRNRFSKLTDAALETLAARGLVGEPFACRVRPLSDILREVGVERVGLLKVDVERAELDVLESLRGDDWHQIDQVVVEVHDVEHRLRHITELLREKGFEVAHRQGATFEGTDLYDLFASRRRRAGEAGR; this comes from the coding sequence ATGGATACGATCCGCCTGCCGGACGGCACGCAGTTCCACTGTCTCAACCGGAACGAGGCGCTGCTGCTCTACGCCGATCTGTTCGAGGAGCGCAGCTACTTCCAGTGCGGAATCTCCCTGGACCCCGGCGACACGGTGGTCGATGTCGGCGCAAATGTCGGGCTCTTCGCACTTCAGGCGAGTCGCGAGGCCGAGGGCGTGCGGGTCGTGTCGCTCGAGCCCCTGCCTCCGATCTTCTCGGTCCTCGAAGCGAACTTCGCGTTGCATCACATTCCAGGCGTCGCGCTGCCCTGCGGCGTCGGGCGCGAAGATGCCACCGTCGAGTTCACTTTCTATCCGGCCAACAGCGCTCTCTCCGGCCGGTTCGCCGAGCCGGGTCAGGATCGCGCCCTGGTCGTCCAACTCCTGCGCAACCGGTTTTCGAAGCTGACCGATGCGGCGCTCGAAACGCTGGCAGCGCGCGGTCTGGTCGGCGAGCCGTTCGCCTGTCGCGTCCGTCCGCTCTCCGACATCCTTCGCGAGGTCGGGGTCGAACGGGTCGGCCTGCTGAAGGTCGACGTGGAGCGAGCCGAGCTGGACGTGCTCGAATCACTCCGGGGCGACGATTGGCACCAGATAGACCAGGTGGTCGTCGAGGTCCACGACGTCGAGCACCGGTTGCGCCACATCACCGAGCTCCTTCGCGAAAAGGGCTTCGAAGTCGCCCATCGGCAGGGGGCGACATTCGAAGGCACCGACCTGTATGACCTGTTTGCCAGCCGCCGTCGGAGAGCGGGCGAGGCCGGGCGATGA
- a CDS encoding class I SAM-dependent methyltransferase, which yields MTSPIDFLRMFEERAPVFAKEARRTFEAEPACFVEFAAPMLDWAEVALGEGFEDRLIEGYCALVLDINRGQVEYERSGHFLHSSYEAVHDATYARPEFMESYHWGVYTTMFVWQHHLALCAFYRDAFLAPLSRQGGSGSIVDLGCGSGLWHCLALRQLPGWSAVGVDISETSLSHTRRMTRQVMAGHEIGYAQADATTWLPEREFDAGISSFLLEHLEDPAALLGNLCRCLKPGGLAYVSCGLTAAQIDHIYEFKRESEVVAMAESAGFRVIQTFSSAPSRVLPNRRYLPRSMGLVLQRRKTELW from the coding sequence GTGACGAGTCCGATCGATTTCTTGCGGATGTTCGAAGAGCGCGCGCCGGTGTTCGCCAAGGAGGCGCGGCGCACCTTCGAGGCCGAGCCTGCCTGCTTCGTGGAATTCGCCGCGCCGATGCTCGACTGGGCGGAAGTCGCGCTCGGTGAGGGCTTTGAAGATCGGCTGATCGAAGGCTACTGCGCCCTCGTGCTCGACATCAACCGAGGCCAGGTTGAGTACGAGAGGAGCGGCCACTTCCTCCACAGCAGCTACGAGGCGGTCCACGACGCCACCTACGCCCGCCCTGAGTTCATGGAGAGCTACCACTGGGGTGTCTACACGACGATGTTCGTCTGGCAACATCACCTCGCGCTTTGCGCCTTCTATCGCGACGCCTTTCTGGCGCCGCTCTCACGGCAGGGTGGGAGCGGCTCGATCGTCGACCTCGGGTGCGGCAGCGGGCTCTGGCACTGCCTGGCTCTTCGTCAGCTGCCCGGCTGGTCGGCGGTGGGCGTAGACATCAGCGAGACCTCTCTCAGTCACACTCGGCGCATGACCCGCCAGGTGATGGCTGGACACGAGATCGGCTACGCGCAGGCCGATGCCACGACGTGGCTGCCGGAGAGGGAGTTCGACGCCGGCATCTCCTCGTTCCTCCTCGAGCACCTGGAAGATCCCGCCGCACTCCTCGGGAATCTCTGCCGATGTCTCAAGCCGGGCGGGCTCGCCTACGTCAGTTGCGGTCTGACCGCCGCACAGATCGACCACATCTACGAGTTCAAGCGGGAATCGGAAGTGGTCGCGATGGCCGAGAGTGCCGGGTTTCGCGTCATCCAGACTTTCTCTTCGGCGCCCTCCCGGGTGCTGCCCAATCGCCGCTACCTGCCGAGATCGATGGGTCTCGTGCTGCAACGCAGGAAGACGGAGCTCTGGTAG
- a CDS encoding acyl carrier protein, with the protein MPRLEKAIAGVLAVDPEQLTDADGPGSIETWDSLNHVMLAGVLEEEFGVTMSADDLMSASTVGDFRRILRAKGCDV; encoded by the coding sequence ATGCCGCGCTTGGAGAAGGCGATTGCAGGGGTACTTGCCGTCGATCCGGAGCAGCTCACCGACGCCGACGGACCCGGCAGCATCGAGACCTGGGACAGCCTGAATCACGTGATGCTCGCCGGAGTTCTCGAGGAGGAGTTCGGCGTCACGATGTCGGCGGACGACCTCATGTCCGCGAGCACGGTGGGTGATTTTCGCCGCATCCTGCGCGCCAAGGGTTGCGACGTCTGA
- a CDS encoding HAD-IIIC family phosphatase, giving the protein METDSLSSARRALEAGESGAAFDTVRRLLAEATWTAVLVKSAGDLLAHLSADTAGAAIAVERVAVIGGCTTGLLLPALRCALAEEGRLAVVYEGPFGAYRQEILDPTSGLHRFGPQTVLLVRSWRELMPRMPLPTATSAQVQSVVDAEVAELEGLWSTLIERHRCRILQHAFELPDLSYIGAAENAHAASGPGFVASLDRRLRESSGGRVAWVETGAAAQRAGSERWCPADLYHLAKLPLHPSQLGSYARLVQGAFRVAANRTRKVLVTDLDNTLWGGVIGDDGLSGVALGPGSPAGEGFESFARYLLGLKQRGVILAVCSKNDPAIAAQPFREHPHMPLREADFAVFHCSWDDKASGLRRISAELNLGLDSFVLVDDNPAECALVRRELPEVATVHLQGSASLFPYQVEARHLFDRDTFTAEDIARAEMYRSRSDAERLRSSSTDLESFLADLRMEGHLSLAQPVDLERLAQLEAKTNQFNTTTARFQRADLERFLASPTHALFAFRLRDRFVDHGLVSCVIAEYAGDRLVLLNWTMSCRVFSRGAEEFIRNRLLEHCQERNLSGISAAFHPTQKNEVIADLFPRLGFLREGESRWQLAGAAPPLPSRIEDSGGPGGE; this is encoded by the coding sequence ATGGAAACGGATTCTCTCAGCAGCGCTCGCCGGGCCCTCGAGGCGGGAGAGTCCGGCGCCGCCTTCGACACCGTCCGACGGCTTCTGGCCGAGGCGACATGGACTGCAGTCCTCGTCAAGTCCGCAGGCGACCTGCTTGCTCACCTGTCGGCCGACACCGCCGGCGCGGCGATCGCGGTCGAACGGGTGGCTGTGATCGGCGGCTGCACGACCGGACTCCTCTTGCCCGCGCTTCGGTGCGCCCTGGCGGAGGAGGGCCGGCTCGCCGTCGTCTACGAGGGCCCGTTTGGTGCCTACCGGCAGGAGATCCTGGATCCGACATCGGGCCTTCATCGGTTCGGTCCGCAGACCGTGCTTCTCGTGCGCTCCTGGCGGGAGCTCATGCCCAGGATGCCGCTCCCCACCGCGACCAGCGCGCAGGTCCAGTCCGTCGTCGACGCGGAGGTGGCCGAGCTCGAAGGTCTCTGGTCGACGCTCATCGAGCGCCACCGCTGCCGAATTCTTCAGCACGCCTTCGAACTCCCGGATCTCTCTTACATCGGAGCCGCCGAGAACGCCCATGCGGCGTCCGGTCCCGGATTCGTGGCCTCGCTCGACCGGCGCCTCCGGGAGAGCTCGGGTGGCCGCGTAGCCTGGGTGGAAACCGGTGCCGCGGCGCAGCGCGCCGGCTCCGAGAGGTGGTGCCCGGCGGATCTCTATCATCTGGCGAAACTGCCGCTTCATCCCTCCCAACTCGGCTCCTACGCCCGTCTTGTGCAGGGCGCCTTTCGGGTCGCAGCGAACCGCACGCGAAAGGTGCTCGTCACCGACTTGGATAACACGCTCTGGGGCGGCGTCATCGGTGACGACGGGTTGTCCGGGGTCGCCCTGGGCCCGGGTTCGCCGGCCGGTGAAGGCTTCGAGTCGTTCGCGCGCTATCTCCTCGGCCTGAAGCAGCGCGGCGTTATCCTTGCAGTCTGCAGCAAGAACGACCCGGCAATCGCTGCGCAGCCGTTTCGTGAGCACCCGCATATGCCGCTGCGCGAGGCGGACTTCGCTGTCTTTCATTGCTCCTGGGACGACAAGGCCTCCGGGCTGCGAAGGATCTCGGCCGAGCTCAATCTCGGCCTCGACTCTTTCGTCCTGGTGGACGACAACCCCGCCGAGTGCGCGCTCGTGCGCCGTGAGCTACCGGAAGTCGCGACCGTTCATTTGCAGGGCTCGGCCTCCCTTTTTCCCTACCAGGTGGAAGCGCGCCATCTGTTCGACCGTGACACTTTCACGGCGGAGGACATCGCGCGTGCCGAAATGTACAGATCGAGGTCGGACGCCGAGCGTCTGCGATCCTCATCCACGGATCTCGAGAGCTTCCTCGCGGACCTGCGCATGGAGGGCCATCTCTCCCTCGCGCAGCCCGTGGATCTCGAGCGCCTGGCGCAGCTCGAGGCCAAGACGAACCAGTTCAACACGACCACCGCCCGGTTCCAGCGCGCCGATCTCGAGCGATTCCTTGCCTCTCCGACACACGCACTCTTCGCCTTCCGTCTCCGGGACAGGTTTGTCGATCACGGCCTCGTGTCGTGCGTCATCGCCGAGTATGCCGGCGATCGGCTCGTGCTCCTGAACTGGACGATGAGCTGCCGGGTCTTTTCGCGCGGTGCCGAGGAGTTCATACGCAACCGCCTGCTCGAGCACTGCCAGGAGCGAAATCTGTCAGGGATCTCCGCTGCCTTCCACCCTACGCAGAAGAACGAGGTCATCGCCGACCTGTTCCCGAGGCTCGGATTCCTGCGCGAAGGAGAGTCGCGCTGGCAGCTTGCCGGCGCAGCGCCACCGCTCC
- a CDS encoding VOC family protein: MPLGLPLPLAASAHHVGCAVADLDAACASYASALGLARRTRAVRVESQQVEVCFIELRPGFYLELISPLEGNAKLARYLQNGFYHLCFLVEDLEASRAQMKSNRFVPLPAFESEAFGGNLCQFFLSPQAHLVELCQMGEGSFEALFIASLAP, encoded by the coding sequence GTGCCGCTAGGGCTTCCTCTTCCGCTGGCCGCGAGCGCCCACCATGTCGGCTGCGCTGTCGCCGATCTCGATGCCGCCTGCGCCTCCTACGCGAGCGCGCTCGGGCTGGCGCGCCGAACGCGGGCGGTACGGGTCGAGTCCCAGCAGGTCGAGGTCTGCTTCATCGAGCTCCGGCCGGGGTTCTATCTCGAGCTGATCTCGCCGCTCGAAGGCAATGCGAAGCTCGCCCGCTATCTCCAGAACGGCTTCTACCATCTCTGTTTTCTCGTCGAGGACCTCGAGGCGAGTCGGGCGCAGATGAAGTCGAACCGCTTCGTGCCGCTGCCGGCCTTCGAGTCGGAAGCCTTCGGAGGGAACCTGTGCCAGTTCTTCCTCAGCCCCCAGGCGCACCTGGTCGAACTGTGTCAGATGGGAGAAGGGAGTTTCGAGGCTCTATTCATCGCCTCGCTTGCGCCCTAG
- a CDS encoding inositol phosphorylceramide synthase, whose amino-acid sequence MSSRPSRTIEIDKALIVGALVLLVTLGWITGAPVFEPFGQGRLTYMTVLALPIVGALLLFRRASPGLRHLVGSWWPVVAILAVYESLKHMHANRITQWLGIEPKDALMLRIDEALFGKALPLWMDSWTATWFQELMTFCYIWIYYLWPVALLSAAYLAHRDDLFRRLRLGLVFGLLGGYVLYIFVPVAGPLYLIGDRFQHPIPGHSRLETLFFDALRFNWDCFPSLHTAIPWLLTVLIWKWLPRWVVFLSAVLASAVTLSTVALRIHYGVDLLAAFVWVGIVFYAVQRASRSDYGRLRLRFGSARRSATAKSSPARGALGRAAATIGLVSGASLVALLVQERWSELWVSRPLLVSGVCLAGAAFGVALGLSWASRLRPRSPSVSSSRIGALACLGIAGGIALLGSPVPTLAVADGSVRSIAWTILLGVAFGVVLGEARSFVRELGLRRDIEIVARWSALGASAGALFFRSELFPRLGYGDSLLVAALLAALGAFLVLRRDIPVAALEPGVQSGRADGPCLVLLGTAGAITGALIPAWTYLYGAALGDSFLAFGTVLTAVALAAWIAGPLARRVVGASRASGVAGRPAPERAAAGLLVLGAVALSATCFLWDQAPLLLARAASRTQSLVAVDRAREVAVGLLAFLPALFLVSALRALSGSDAAKSSGRSAALVPASIALGSALFVSVLFEQLGTRASLAWLALFGAAVGTATFLRGPIRRMHAVAAALAMPLLGIAFVAWQTLPYAAGTSMDIGRRLFSQASTGPIVEDAVAGFVARFEAPSGADPERWSVVGNGRVLAQNADPAAAPAVELAKSATSSVRRALVLGASPALARALADAGVADVEVVEPSAEALDLANPPHGLGGKTADVAASIPTNARVRLRSARPADLVISRVHDYWLGLSRGELTREFYALVRARLDGNGAFVQAIDLDAMGPRELPSIVAAIAAEFRSVSLWIADGNLLVLALPEARSGARESPASLGPPLLSPELTALWLAAEGPEVSSDRSGSLELGSRNYRLLGSLAEKTPAALRASIARRMLPAGAALPTSSGAPASAAPLAAPENP is encoded by the coding sequence ATGTCATCCCGTCCCTCGCGCACGATCGAGATCGACAAGGCGCTGATCGTCGGCGCGCTCGTCCTGCTCGTGACGCTGGGCTGGATCACCGGTGCGCCGGTCTTCGAGCCGTTCGGACAGGGCCGGCTGACCTACATGACGGTGCTGGCCCTGCCGATCGTCGGCGCCCTGCTCCTGTTTCGACGTGCGTCGCCCGGCCTCCGCCATCTGGTGGGCAGCTGGTGGCCGGTGGTCGCCATACTGGCGGTCTACGAGAGCCTGAAGCACATGCACGCCAACAGGATCACGCAATGGCTCGGCATCGAACCGAAGGACGCGCTGATGCTGCGCATCGACGAGGCCCTCTTCGGCAAGGCGCTGCCCTTGTGGATGGACTCGTGGACGGCGACCTGGTTCCAGGAGTTGATGACCTTCTGCTACATCTGGATCTACTACCTTTGGCCGGTCGCGCTGCTGTCCGCCGCCTACCTCGCCCACCGCGACGACCTCTTTCGCAGACTCCGCCTCGGGCTCGTCTTCGGACTGCTCGGCGGGTACGTCCTCTACATCTTCGTCCCCGTCGCCGGTCCGCTCTATCTGATCGGCGACCGCTTCCAGCATCCGATCCCCGGCCACTCCCGGCTGGAGACCCTGTTCTTCGACGCCCTGCGGTTCAACTGGGACTGCTTCCCGAGTCTGCACACAGCCATTCCCTGGCTCCTGACGGTCTTGATCTGGAAGTGGCTGCCGCGTTGGGTGGTCTTCTTGTCGGCAGTCCTCGCGAGTGCCGTCACGCTCTCGACCGTCGCTCTCCGAATCCACTACGGCGTCGACCTCCTCGCCGCCTTCGTCTGGGTCGGAATCGTCTTCTACGCCGTTCAACGCGCCTCCCGGTCCGACTACGGTCGTCTGCGACTGCGCTTCGGAAGCGCGCGTCGGAGTGCCACGGCGAAATCCTCGCCGGCCCGCGGCGCACTAGGCAGAGCGGCCGCGACCATCGGTCTCGTCTCCGGAGCGAGTCTCGTCGCCCTCCTCGTGCAGGAGCGCTGGTCGGAGCTCTGGGTCTCACGTCCACTGCTGGTCAGCGGAGTCTGCTTGGCGGGTGCGGCGTTCGGAGTGGCTCTGGGGCTGAGCTGGGCTTCGCGCCTGCGCCCGCGGTCGCCGAGCGTGAGCTCGTCGCGCATCGGCGCGCTCGCCTGCCTTGGGATAGCCGGAGGAATCGCTCTCCTCGGCTCACCGGTTCCGACGCTCGCCGTCGCCGACGGCTCCGTGCGGTCGATTGCCTGGACGATTCTGCTCGGCGTCGCCTTCGGCGTCGTGCTCGGTGAGGCGCGGAGCTTCGTACGGGAGCTGGGACTGCGGCGCGACATCGAGATCGTCGCGCGCTGGTCGGCTCTCGGCGCGTCGGCAGGCGCCCTCTTCTTTCGGTCCGAACTCTTTCCGCGGCTGGGCTACGGCGACTCGCTGCTGGTCGCGGCGCTACTCGCGGCGCTGGGCGCTTTCCTGGTGCTGCGCCGGGATATACCCGTTGCCGCCCTGGAGCCTGGGGTGCAAAGTGGGAGAGCGGATGGGCCGTGTCTCGTCCTGCTCGGCACCGCAGGCGCGATTACCGGCGCGTTGATCCCCGCCTGGACGTATCTCTACGGCGCCGCGCTGGGCGACTCATTCCTTGCGTTCGGCACCGTGCTGACTGCCGTCGCGCTGGCGGCCTGGATCGCGGGACCGCTGGCTCGCCGGGTGGTTGGAGCCAGTCGGGCCAGCGGGGTCGCCGGTAGGCCGGCGCCCGAGCGCGCCGCCGCCGGCTTGCTGGTACTCGGCGCGGTCGCGCTCTCCGCGACCTGCTTCCTCTGGGATCAAGCACCATTGCTCCTGGCCCGGGCCGCATCGAGGACCCAGTCGCTGGTCGCCGTCGATCGAGCCCGGGAAGTGGCGGTCGGTCTCCTGGCCTTCCTGCCGGCGCTCTTTCTCGTGAGCGCGCTCCGGGCGCTTTCCGGAAGCGACGCGGCGAAGAGCTCCGGCCGATCCGCCGCTCTCGTTCCAGCGAGCATCGCGCTCGGGAGCGCGCTGTTCGTCTCGGTCCTTTTCGAGCAGCTGGGCACGCGCGCCTCCCTCGCCTGGTTGGCGCTCTTCGGAGCCGCGGTCGGCACTGCCACTTTCCTTCGCGGACCCATCCGGAGGATGCATGCTGTCGCGGCTGCCCTGGCGATGCCGCTCCTCGGAATCGCTTTCGTGGCCTGGCAGACGTTGCCGTACGCCGCAGGAACCTCGATGGACATCGGCCGCCGTCTCTTTTCGCAGGCGAGCACCGGTCCGATCGTCGAGGATGCCGTGGCCGGTTTCGTCGCCAGGTTCGAAGCGCCTTCCGGAGCGGACCCCGAACGCTGGTCGGTAGTCGGCAACGGCCGCGTCCTGGCCCAGAACGCGGATCCTGCCGCGGCGCCGGCCGTGGAGCTGGCAAAGAGCGCGACGAGCTCCGTCCGCCGGGCGCTCGTCCTCGGGGCGAGCCCCGCGCTCGCCCGGGCCCTCGCCGACGCCGGCGTGGCAGATGTCGAAGTGGTCGAACCTTCGGCCGAGGCGCTCGATCTCGCGAACCCGCCCCATGGCTTGGGCGGGAAGACCGCGGACGTCGCAGCTTCGATTCCGACGAATGCCCGGGTCCGGCTGCGCTCCGCCAGGCCGGCCGATCTGGTGATCTCCCGCGTTCACGACTATTGGCTGGGTCTCTCCAGGGGGGAGCTCACCCGAGAGTTCTACGCCCTCGTCCGGGCGCGACTCGACGGGAATGGGGCCTTCGTCCAGGCGATCGACCTCGACGCCATGGGTCCGCGCGAGCTGCCATCGATCGTGGCAGCGATCGCGGCGGAGTTCCGATCGGTGAGTCTCTGGATCGCCGACGGCAACCTCCTGGTCCTGGCTCTGCCGGAGGCCCGAAGCGGTGCGCGGGAGAGTCCGGCTTCCCTGGGTCCGCCCCTGCTGAGCCCCGAGCTGACCGCACTATGGCTGGCGGCGGAGGGACCGGAGGTGAGCAGCGACCGCAGTGGATCCCTCGAGCTCGGGAGCCGGAACTACCGACTACTGGGCAGCCTCGCGGAGAAGACCCCAGCAGCGCTGCGGGCGTCGATCGCGCGTCGCATGTTGCCCGCCGGAGCGGCGCTGCCCACCTCGTCCGGCGCACCCGCCTCCGCCGCGCCGCTCGCAGCGCCCGAGAACCCGTAA
- a CDS encoding sulfatase-like hydrolase/transferase, translating into MRTAREATPDSPPLPVVFGAGLLYAALLFWACGFRLVPAPPTPSAFVVLALLALFLGLAHGALSALAATLLSRLPGLRRWPLGIDFLVALGLGAFYAWLALSLWKFAIARAHLRFEDLWFIIGSLRQLADEASARERLMLFATLLAPVVFALALFAGFSALRRARRRSAAAATAPASIPSLLLLAGIAIFALALLCWRYPYARTVAGTLAPETSWLARQWSGVTALARLTGNAPPLAFTPDPQRSARIADPRPFAPAAGFQRDNVVIVMLESVPWSRLFGPLARPEATPRMNALAAESIVFARTYATATHSDYAQTSILAALHPRKFERHDYFIDLAYPRTLIWDLLRPAGYRTALFSCQNESWGNMQAFLRTPGLELFRHSPDWPNAPRRGEGTESKVFEPTPVAAFGDWLQEAKTGPFLAYLNFQATHYPYVLPPGTTPLYEPEAIDFPTTFLFYPADKIPVMENRFYNALHVVDTAVGEVVDRLREVGAWERTVLLVVSDHGEAFYEHGVPTHGTMLLEEQIRTAAFLRLPGAPPRVMTEPVSVLDLVPAVTEHLGFAPHGNFQGRADILAPDYSAQGRPLLFTIQGITQEDAVLRDDWKLLLNRDRRERALFDLATDPLERENLAAAEPARLADLERQLDALLQEQLAYYRERGWESGWYPPRLP; encoded by the coding sequence ATGCGGACGGCAAGAGAGGCAACTCCCGACAGCCCGCCGTTGCCGGTCGTCTTCGGCGCCGGACTACTCTACGCCGCACTGCTCTTCTGGGCCTGCGGCTTCCGGCTGGTGCCGGCGCCGCCGACGCCCAGCGCTTTCGTCGTCCTCGCCCTCCTCGCTCTCTTCCTGGGTCTCGCCCACGGCGCTCTGAGCGCCCTCGCCGCGACCCTGCTCTCCCGTCTCCCGGGCCTGCGTCGCTGGCCGCTGGGCATCGACTTTCTGGTGGCGCTCGGGCTCGGCGCTTTCTACGCCTGGCTCGCCCTCTCGCTCTGGAAGTTCGCCATCGCCCGCGCGCACCTGCGCTTCGAAGACCTCTGGTTCATCATCGGGAGCCTGCGCCAGTTGGCCGACGAAGCGAGCGCGCGGGAGCGACTCATGCTGTTCGCGACCCTCCTCGCCCCGGTCGTCTTCGCGCTCGCCCTGTTCGCCGGGTTCTCCGCGCTGCGCCGCGCGCGACGCCGGAGCGCGGCTGCAGCCACCGCGCCGGCCTCGATCCCGTCGCTCCTGCTGCTCGCCGGTATCGCGATCTTCGCCCTGGCTCTGCTCTGCTGGCGCTACCCCTACGCGCGCACCGTCGCCGGGACGCTCGCGCCGGAGACCAGCTGGCTTGCCCGGCAGTGGTCCGGAGTCACGGCGCTCGCCCGGCTGACCGGCAACGCTCCGCCGCTCGCTTTCACGCCCGATCCGCAGCGCAGCGCGCGCATCGCCGACCCCCGGCCCTTCGCGCCTGCCGCCGGCTTCCAACGCGACAACGTCGTCATCGTGATGCTCGAGTCGGTGCCCTGGAGCCGGCTGTTCGGACCGCTCGCCCGGCCCGAGGCGACGCCGCGCATGAACGCTCTCGCCGCCGAGTCGATCGTCTTCGCGCGCACCTACGCCACCGCGACGCATTCCGACTACGCCCAGACCTCGATCCTCGCAGCTCTCCATCCGCGCAAGTTCGAGCGCCACGACTACTTCATCGACCTTGCCTATCCCCGCACCCTGATCTGGGATCTGCTGCGCCCGGCGGGCTACCGCACCGCCCTCTTCTCCTGCCAGAACGAGAGCTGGGGGAACATGCAGGCTTTCCTGCGCACCCCGGGACTCGAGCTCTTCCGCCACTCTCCTGACTGGCCGAATGCCCCTCGGCGCGGCGAGGGCACCGAGTCGAAGGTCTTCGAGCCGACCCCCGTCGCGGCCTTCGGCGACTGGCTGCAGGAGGCGAAGACGGGCCCGTTCCTCGCCTACCTCAATTTCCAGGCGACGCACTATCCCTATGTCCTTCCGCCCGGGACGACGCCGCTCTACGAGCCGGAAGCGATCGACTTCCCGACCACCTTCCTTTTCTACCCCGCCGACAAGATCCCGGTGATGGAGAACCGCTTCTACAACGCCCTGCACGTCGTGGACACCGCGGTCGGCGAGGTCGTGGACCGCCTCCGGGAGGTGGGCGCCTGGGAGCGCACGGTCCTCCTCGTGGTCTCCGACCACGGCGAGGCGTTCTACGAGCACGGCGTGCCGACCCACGGCACGATGCTCCTCGAGGAGCAGATCCGCACCGCGGCCTTCCTGCGGTTGCCGGGGGCCCCGCCGCGCGTCATGACCGAGCCGGTCTCGGTGCTCGACCTGGTACCGGCGGTGACGGAGCACCTCGGCTTCGCCCCGCACGGCAACTTCCAGGGACGCGCCGACATCCTCGCACCCGATTACAGCGCCCAGGGCCGCCCCCTCCTCTTCACCATCCAGGGCATCACCCAGGAGGACGCCGTCCTGCGCGACGACTGGAAGCTCCTCCTGAACCGCGACCGCCGCGAACGCGCCCTCTTCGACCTCGCGACCGACCCGCTGGAGCGCGAGAACCTCGCCGCCGCCGAACCCGCGAGGCTCGCCGACCTCGAGCGCCAGCTCGACGCCCTGCTCCAGGAGCAGCTCGCCTACTACCGCGAGCGCGGTTGGGAGAGCGGCTGGTACCCGCCCAGGCTGCCGTGA